GTCCGAGCTTTCCGGCAGGCTCCCAGGAAGGAGAGCAGCTTCTCCACGCTGACCACCGGGATGAGGGTGTTCTTCTCCGAGGGGTCACAGGTGGTGCAGGACATTAGTATTTACTACGGAGGGATGGGACCCACCACTGTTAGCGCCTCCAAAACCTGCCAGGCTATCATCTCGAGgtgtttgattattagaagtAGACCAGCAGGATTTTTCTTTCCTCAGTTTCCaactttctttttgtctttcttaagTTCGAAAtctttaatttctttaataaataaGTTGTTCCTTCAGGCGTTGGGACGACGAGACACTGAGCCGGGCTTATGACATCCTGCTGGAGGAGTTGGTGCTCCCTTCTTCGGCTCCTGGAGGAAAGGTGGAGTTTCGTCGCTCTTTGACTCTCAGCTTCCTCTTCAAGTTCAACCTGGAGGTCCTGCAGAATCTCAGAGACATGGTAGGACAAGGCACTGataaaaaacatactttaatccctcaaatgtacatttatacaAGAGACCAGTAAGATATGTATTCTGTGTGCAGAATGTGATTACAGATAAGGTTCCTGAGAAAATGCAGCCTCTCCCTAAAGAGATCAAACCCAGCCTGCAGGAGTTCCAGGTgagacatttcatttattctaaAGCATTTCACACTTGGATAATCCACTTTGAATACGCAAAcctgacttcttcttcttcttcagcatGTGTCAAAGAGCCAGAGCGAGCAGGACCCTGTGGGGCGTCCCATAATGCATCGCTCCGCCCTCAGCCATGCCACAGGAGAGGCGGTTTACTGCGATGACATCCCAACAACAGACGGGGAGCTGTTCCTCGCTCTGGTCACCAGCTCTCGAGCCAAGGCTAAAATCACGTAAGGAAAAAGGGACGCCGATGTCTGActccatttttgttttcctgcatcgttttcaaacttttacttttagaGGGCTGGATGTGAGCGAGGCGCTACTGCTTCCCGGTGTTGTGGATGTCATCACAGTCAAAGACATTCCTGGAAAGAAAGTCAAGGAAATGTTCGGGTATGAAGAGGAGCTGCTTGCTGAGAGCGAGGTACAGTGTGAGCATGTGCACTACTCTTTGTAATGGTGTGTGtacacattttcaaatgctttttattttattttgaaggtacaACTTAGCAAACAGTGAAATTGATTGACTTTAAACACTGATGTCAAATCATTTACACTCAAGTCTTACACTCTCTATACTAATACAACTGTGTAGATCCTTAAAAAAGCTAATCGGGAAGTGCTTTAATTTACAGACCCCCCCATGTTTTTATGAACTGATTAAGTGCTTTCTGGGCAGGTGTCCTGCGTGGGGCAGATGGTGTGTGCGGTGCTCGCTGATACGAGGGCTCACGCCAGAAGAGGAGCAGCGGCGGTGAAGGTCGGGTACGAAGACCTGCCGGATCCCATCTTCACCGCAGAGGTGTGTGGAGTCCAGATTGACTGACATGTAACAAATCCAACCCTAGATGCACTTTTTCTTTGGATTTAGCACAACATGTAATCGGGTGTTGTGCCTCCTTTTTTGGGAAATGATGGCATAAAAGCAGAGTAACGTTTGTTTAAGATTATGGAGAAGATAAACAGAAAAAGTCCTAGTTAAGGACGTAAAAGTACGTATAGAAAATAGAAATGCTTTCTGTTGAATAAAATTCCATAAATTGGGTTACTTTAGGGTAACTGCCTTTTTGTTtatcattcatatttttctaaatgacttACGGAATAACATTAAGCTGGAattgattttataataatagtGCTTATAGGATTATTGCCTGTCAGCAGATGTATCTAGATCCATTTAGAATATTTTGAAGAAGTTGTAAATCGATTCAAAAGTCTTAGAAGatacattaatacatttccCCCGCTTCAAGTCATTATTTTCCACTCGTTATTGTGACAGGAAGCCATTGAGAAGTCGTCTTTCTACAAGCCTCTGAGGATCATCGAGAGAGGAAATGTGACCGAAGCGTTTAAGACTGTGGATCAGATTCATGAAGGTATCTGTATGACAGGAGACTGTTGCACTTGATGACTATTTTAAGTTTTTGTAtcgttattttattatcatgttttaAGTGTTCAActtattccatttatttttcaggtttGCCTGAATTATTTGGGTGactacttttgtttttgtatatttgtttccAAAGTGTTTGTACGTCACTGTGTTTTCTAATTGCTTCCACAGGAGAGTTTAGGATGGGAGGTCAAGAGCATTTCTACATGGAGACGCAAAGCATGCTCGTAGTTCCCGTTGGAGAGGAGACTGAGTTCAACGTTTACGTCTCCACTCAGGCTCTGACAATGATTCAGGTACACAGACATTTTGATGATTTTAAGACCGTTAGTGATCATCCAAACATTTTTAGGGGCTTTGAGTTTAAGGTTTAGTTCACCTCAAAACCAATGATGGCTTTCTCTCATTTTCCTGGGCGCAGCACGCTATAGCGGAGACGTTGGGTATCCCATCCAACAGAGTCACCTGTCGCGTCAAACGGATCGGTGGAGCTTTCGGAGGGAAGGTCACAAAAACAGAGATACTGGCTTGTATTACGTCTGTGGCTGCGTGGAAGTAAGtcacaataaaagacaacaGCATCAGAAACGATCAGTTTGATTCAAAACCAATTAGTGTATTGAAATGAAACCAAAAAACGGTGTGAGGCTGaaattcttctttttatttattttaatggctTTGAATGTTTCTGTCTAGGACTAATCGTGCAGTGCGCTGTGTTTTGGAGCGAGGAGAGGACATGTTGATCACAGGAGGCCGCCATCCTGTCATCGCCAAATACAAGGTAATAAAAAACACTTGCCAGACGCTGAAGCTTGTTActgcttgcagctttaatcAGAAGTTTGATGGATCCCGCATTGTGAATGTTTTCAGGAAAAGTGATAAAATATTGGGGGTTTTTTCAGGTGGGTTTCATGCATGATGGGAGGATCGTGGCGGCAGATATCCAGTACTACATCAACGCTGGAAACACTGTGGATGAATCTGTTCTGGTGCGTAACATCcgttcacatttattttccaaataaacacagaaaatgtaacCCTCgattttctccttctccttctggCAGGTAGTCGAGAAGATTCTGCTCCACTTTGACAACGCCTACAACATCCCCAACCTGCGGGGCCGCGGTGCCGCCTGCAGGACCAACCTGCCCTCCAACACCGCCTTCAGGGGCTTCGGCGTACCGCAAGGCCTCATGGTCCTGGAGAACATGATCAATGACGTGGCCGTGGTGCTGGGACGCTCTGCAGACCAGGTCATAATCCTTTCAATATGCTTAGTATTAATCATCAGTGGTTCAATCCCTAATTCCTGTTTTCAAATTGTGCATCAGATCCGGGAGATTAACATGTACGAGGGTCCGTCGATGACTCACTACAAGTTTACGTTCAGCCCGGAGAACCTGCGCCGCTGCTGGCAGGAGTGTAAGGAGAAGTGTGAGTACAGCGCCCGCCGCGGCGCCGTGCAGCAGTTCAACCTGCAGCACCgctggaggaagagaggcaTGGCCATCGTCCCTGTCAAATTTGGGATTGCATTTTCGGAAGGCTTCTTAAACCAGGTCAGTTTGGTCTTTTTTTGTCCCTTGGGAGGTTATCCTTATCATGTTTTGTATCAGTACATCTCTTAATATACGGCGATAGTGattgtgtgcttgtttgtgtgttaaggCTGCAGCTTTGGTGCACATCTATAAAGACGGCTCTGTTCTGGTCTCTCACGGTGGGACGGAGATGGGTCAGGGGCTGCACACTAAGATGCAACAGGTACAGGAAGTTCTTCAGTGCGAGTGAAAAAGAGTCGCAATTAGTGAAATCTGCCTGCAGTAATACAGGAAATCACATGACAAAAAAGGTTGCAAAGAAGTTTTCATATGCTGTTGATTTAAAGTTTTAATAAAGGATCTAAATTAGATTGGATCCTTTCCTCTCggttctgtttcctgtttcctgtcaggTTGCGAGTCGGGAGCTCCACATCCCGACCTCTAAGATCTACATCAGTGAGACCAGCACCAACACCGTGCCCAACACCTGCCCGTCCGCTGCGTCCTACGGCACGGACGCCAACGGCATGGCAGTGAAGGTCACCTcactttctgtttaaaaaaaagataatgtaaTCAAAGTCTCTAAATTAAACCGTTTAGTtgtaaactttattttatatatagtGGTCACTAAGGTGTTCACgtgtattattttctgttttctgttttcaggaTGCCTGCCAGATTCTGTACCAGCGACTGGAGCCAATCAGGAAGAAGGACTCCAATGGATCATGGGAGAGCTGGGTACAATTGTATAAGAATGGAAAACATGAATTATCAAATGAATGGTTTGATACACCTAATAACCTCTTCTATTTGTTCTCAGATCATGGCCGCATTTTTGGAGAAAATCAGTTTATCAGCAACTGGATTCTACAGGTAcaacttcaaatgttttgttatttctatttatgtatttataaacTGACGGTAACACATCCCTGTGTGTCCTCAGAGGTCCGGACCAGTACATGGACtgggagaagatggaggggCAGCCGTACACTTACTTCACCTTCGGAGTGTGTTGCTGTGAGGTGGAGCTGGACTGCCTCACAGGCGACTACAGGGTCAGAAGTCAAACACCTTGTTTCATATTGACAGAGGAAaatctacaaaataaataaataactttgtgGGTTTTATCCTGCAGACGGTGAGGACAGACATTGTGGCGGACATCGGGAAAAGTGTGAACCCGTCAATGGACATCGGCCAGGTGAGtggtgttttatattttccaaCATGCTTTTTTCTTGAGATTAATCTCGgtggttttcatttatttttattctatttttttattttaaacaaagcaATAAAGGTTAGTTAAGATATCCTTTCTATATAGTTTTAGATGACTAACAatatttttttggtttgcaACAATAGTTAGTCAGagttaacaaatgtattttatatgtgtttttttgtgttgtccatttccccttttttcatgactgtttcacatcttttttgcctcctcctcccttgctttcctgtctcctccctcctctcctcagatTGAAGGAGCCTTCATGCAGGGTCTGGGTCTGTACACTCTGGAGGAGTTGAAATTTTCCCCCGCCGGGCTCCTGTACACTCGCGGTCCGTCTCAGTATAAGATCCCGGCAGTGTGCGACGTGCCGCTTCACTTCAACGTCTACTTGCTGTCCGACTCTGACAACTCCCACGCCATCTATTCCTcgaaggtcagaggtcatcatGCACAGACTTCTGTTTTCTTGGTTTTTGTCTGTTAATGTATATATCTTCTTActttttctgatgtgttttcttCAATTATTAAAACCATAAATGTCCCTGGTGTTTGGTTCCGCAGGGTATTGGAGAACCCATCCTCTTCCTGGGCAGTACTGCGTTCTTCGCCATCAAAGACGCTGTGTCTGCAGCTCGCTCTGACTCCGGGTTATATGGCCCGTTTTCTCTAAACAGCCCTGCAACTCCGGAGAGGATCTGCCTCGCCTGCGCCTCCCCGTTCACTCAGAAGGTAAAAACTGCAGAAATACTGGTGTAATTACacagaaagtgtttgttttatattgtatctGCTTCATGGTGtgatttttttggggtttgtgttttattttcttcccagATTCCAGCCAGTAAACCAGGATCTTTCACACCGTGGGCCTTAAACATCTGAAAATCAACCTGCTTGTTTATTTGTACTCTAAATGCTAAAGCAGTGCAATGAATGCAGCAGACAATAATGTAGTTATTCAGTTATGCTTTTAATACCGTctctgttcatttaaaaaaagtagttGTATTGGTACAGTGTTATtgcaatacatttcattatttgcaCTGGCTCAGCCTACAGTATCACTATTTcaatagaataataaataatgaaacacaacaacaaattaTTGTTTCCTCTTTACTTATTCATTAGCTGTACACAACCGTTTTATGACTGATTCCTGTTAAAGACAGCTGAAACTTCAGATTTAGGTTTTTAGGTTTGAGTTCTGATACACACAGCTTTTagtcatattgttttttattttggctgaCATCAAATCAGAGTgggacacagaaacacatgtagCCAGTGAATGgcattatcaaataaaaatgcaagtGATGTGGATGTGACataatatttgtacatttataagtttgtatttttattttcatggaACTTGAAGCCCCTTTAAATGGCGCATGCGTAGTGGGCGGAGCCTGCGGAAGTCCTGACGGAGAGGTCTTTTTGTTTGGGCCTGCCGCGAGAGTCGACATTAGTTTGATTCCCCTGGTTAACAACCGTTTTTTATCTGCAATACTTTCGGTGAGTTGTTGTATTTCCACTTCCTCACTGTGGTTTAACACCTTAATCTTAACGTCATGACGCTATTATGTCGGAATATATagtgtaaaatgaaatgaaaaatctGGTTGCTACCATCATGGGCGCTGCTTTAGGGCAAATGTCTTTACTTCGGTTAGCTAACTTAGCGCAAGCGTAATTTAGCTCACAAACCTCAGGACTATGTTAATATTAATGCAAAATGAGTGGAGACATTTCGACAGGACGTCACCTTTAATGGCTATAATGcacctgttgtttttttgttaagtgTGAAAGCATTAGTTAATTGCAATTTAAGAAATGTGATTAGCAAGCTAACAGGCCGGGTTAGGAAGCGCAGCCTCGGTGCATGGTGAGGCCATGTATGTAAAGAGGACTGGAGACaccgttcattcctatgagagctgctcagtggcgcatgaagcccAAAACGTACCAGATCATCCGGGGCTTTTTGCCTACAGAGCATGCGCACTTGAGTTTTTCTTAACTCCCCGCCTCCGATCTCCCTCACTTGGAGCTGTCAAATGCATGGGAGGGAGAACATCTCTCCGGGTTTAACTTTTAGGGCTCTTTACAACTTGTAGAccctaattatttaaatacgGGCTTTACAAGTGTTCATGCTGGGAAGTTTATTTAGCTCAGAAAACATATacgctgatttacagacttCTTTTCCCCAATGTAAGTTAATGGGGAAAAGTCTTTTTGGGTCAGAATGACGTCACGGAAGCTGTAGTACCACGGTTTGGCCACTAAGGCTATTCCAGAACTCGGCTTCACTGGCCGGCGCACTTTCTAGGGGCTTTGGTGAGGCCCAGAGGTAGCCGATGCTAACCTGCACTTGGATACCTGTTTTGGATCATTTCTTGTTCTAATCGAGACAAAACTTATCGTATCACCCTTTTGAAAAATCCCCCAAATATGTGTAATATAGGGTCAAAGTTCTGGCAAACTTATAAACGCATTAATCTCATTAACTCCATCTTGCTACACCCATCAGCTCCATTGTATTACCCAGTATTGTCTTTTGTCTGTTCGGACCTCATTTGCTTCTTTAAGGGTACCCATCGAAACTCCCTCTTGTAAGTTTGCACAGATGACAATATGATGTTTACAGAATATGACACGAAATCACTGTATTATCGCATTTAAATGTAGTTACACTGTGATGTTAGACCTATACAATGTATAAAGATGGCTCAGAAACTGAACAAAACAACCTTGCATGATGGTTTTGAACAAACATTTTGGTCTCTTTACCTagtaaaatatatttggttCATTAAGAGACATCTGTGGCTCTTGGAtctgtgtattatttttattaaattatcttCTCAGagctgttttgttgtgttttcatggGATAATGTAGTCCACATCACCAGCTTTGTTCTTTAGTATTCCAAGTTTTGTGTTATGTAAGAATAATTTTACCGAGCCATGGAGCTCACCCAAGTTACACCCAAGCGCTGGAAACGCAACACATAATTAAAGGAAGCATTGTTAACCAGCACTGTTATGTGTACTCTGCAGAGCTTGAGTAAACATTAACTGTCTGTCCTGTCCTCTTTCAGGGTGTCTTTTATGAGTAATCTAAAGCAGCCAAAGCCGACGCTAACAGGCCAGCGGTTCAAAACGAGGAAAAGAGGTTTGTCTTCATTGTTGCTGCTTTACAGATGTTTGCAGTTTACCTGAAgattttttctaaatgcaacATCTGTGTCCTCTTTCCACAGATGAAAAGGAGAGATTTGACCCTACTCAGTTTCAAGAAAGTATCGTACAAGGCTTGAATCAAACTGGCTCTGATTTGGAAGCTGTCGCAAAATTCCTGGATGCCTCTGGCGCCAAGCTTGACTATCGCCGATATGCAGAGACGCTCTTTGACATCCTGGTGGCCGGCGGCATGCTGGGTGAGTGGTACTTCTGTAGTAGGCGTTAAGATGTTGTTGAAGGCAAAATAACACCCTTGATTTAATGTGATGGACAGAAGGAGACGATGCTTACACAGCAGGCAGCTCCTGTTTTGactctgattttgttttatttcctctcatGCAGCCCCAGGAGGGACTCTGTCTGACGACATGACCCGCACTGAGTTCTGCCTGTTTACGGCACAAGAAGACCTGGAGACCATGCAGGCATATGCTCAGGTAAAAGCAAACTATTGTTTTAACCTGTTTACAAGCGATATGTCAATATCATCCGCTGTTAATCTGCAAATGACATTCGATTTCATGGAATTGTTTAAGCTCTGTGTTACCTTTCTTCGTCTTTTCCCACCATATAGGTTTTTAACAAGCTGATCCGGCGTTACAAGTACCTGGAGAAGGGTTTCGAAGAAGAGATCAAGAAGGTGAGCAGGTTTAGGATTTTTGAATCAGTATGTGAGGCTGCTTTAACAGAACTTCTCTGACTAGCACAACAAGCTGTGAGACGTTGCTCCCTGATGGgtgttttgtcattttagtGTGCAGTAAACATTTGTCTAgatataaagcactttttgtggttgttttccaggtacaaaacaatcaaataaatcacaaaaaagcCACATCAGTAGTTACCGAAAGCAACGTGTACACCAGACAAACCtgaacttgttttttctttgggtGCTCTGCAGTTGCTGCTGTTTCTAAAAGGGTTCACTGAGTCTGAGCGCAACAAACTGGCCATGCTGACCGGCATCCTGCTGGCCAACGGAAACATATCAGCCTCCATCCTTAACAGCCTCTACAACGAGAACCTCGTCAAAGAAGGTGAGCAGTGTTACTGCAGAAATGAGCAAGAAAGAGGGTTTCTTCAAATATTCATGCTAATAAAACCCAGTTAAATAATATTGGCTTTTCGTCAGCTTTGTATAACGGATgcttttcttgttgtttttttttaggagtATCTGCAGCCTTCGCCGTCAAGCTGTTCAAGTCATGGATCAACGAGAAGGACATCAACTCTGTGGCCGGCTCTCTCCGCAAAGTGGGCATGGATAACAGGCTGATGGTAAATCACCCGTTTCAATGCAAGATGTTTGGAAAATCATCAAGTCCAATTGTATGTTAACTCTTAACCGAAACCACCTCCCCCCCTCAGGAACTCTTTCCTGCCAACAAACGGAGCTGCGAGCATTTTTCTAAGTACTTCACCGACGCTGGGCTGAAGGAACTTTCCGACTTCGCCCGCAACCAGCAATCCATCGGTGCCCGCAAGGAGCTGCAGAAGGAGCTCCAGGAGCAGATGGAACGTGGAGACCCTCAGAAGGAGGTGAATATCCATTAGTGTTAAAGTTAACAACTTCCTCTCTTATTCTGGGATCACGGGGCTGTGTTAGAAGTGCTTTAATAGGAGATATCGTAAATTAAACGATGTGTTTGCAGTAAAAAGCGGTGGTGTAATTTTGGTAAATGTCATCTCTCCACTTTTACCGTTTTCCTCATTATTGACACTTTTTCTATGTTGCATGATCTGTGTTTCTGGCTGACGCGTTAGCTGTAACTTCTGAACATCACACTAACGGAGGTAGTGACACCATGAGTCATAGAGTTGGCACATTTGGTTGTGTTGTTTCATGGCCAATGTTCTCTCTCCGTGTGTTCAGATTATCGTCTTCAccagagaggagatgaaaaagGGCAACATGTCGGAGCAGGCCATGATCAACATCATCTGGACCAGCGTGATGAGCTGCGTGGAGTGGAACAAGAAGGAGGAGCTGGTG
The Eleginops maclovinus isolate JMC-PN-2008 ecotype Puerto Natales chromosome 24, JC_Emac_rtc_rv5, whole genome shotgun sequence DNA segment above includes these coding regions:
- the aox6 gene encoding aldehyde oxidase 6 isoform X2, whose product is MSAGEGDMLCFFINGKKVTEKHADPETMLLSFLREKLRLTGTKSGCGGGGCGACTVMVSRYQPATKTIMHFSANACLLPLCTLQGAAVTTVEGIGSTKSRIHPVQERIAKAHGSQCGFCTPGMVMSMYTLLRNKPQPSMEDITQHLAGNLCRCTGYRPIIDGCRTFCPEANCCQANGAGDCCLNGEENTEDAEREKPQLFNKDEFLPLDPTQELIFPPELILMSETASPQSLTFQGERMRWVSPSSLQELLQLKTRNPAAPLVMGNTNIGPDIKFKGVVHPLIISPTRVKELFEVTQTPLGVWVGAGCSLSELQSLLEKLLLQSPQEKTELFRALIRQLGNLGSQQIRNVASLGGNIMSAYPNSDLNPVLAAGNCRVSVISNGGRREVPLDQNFFVSFGKTILKPEEILLSVFIPFSRKGEFVRAFRQAPRKESSFSTLTTGMRVFFSEGSQVVQDISIYYGGMGPTTVSASKTCQAIISRRWDDETLSRAYDILLEELVLPSSAPGGKVEFRRSLTLSFLFKFNLEVLQNLRDMNVITDKVPEKMQPLPKEIKPSLQEFQHVSKSQSEQDPVGRPIMHRSALSHATGEAVYCDDIPTTDGELFLALVTSSRAKAKITGLDVSEALLLPGVVDVITVKDIPGKKVKEMFGYEEELLAESEVSCVGQMVCAVLADTRAHARRGAAAVKVGYEDLPDPIFTAEEAIEKSSFYKPLRIIERGNVTEAFKTVDQIHEGEFRMGGQEHFYMETQSMLVVPVGEETEFNVYVSTQALTMIQHAIAETLGIPSNRVTCRVKRIGGAFGGKVTKTEILACITSVAAWKTNRAVRCVLERGEDMLITGGRHPVIAKYKVGFMHDGRIVAADIQYYINAGNTVDESVLVVEKILLHFDNAYNIPNLRGRGAACRTNLPSNTAFRGFGVPQGLMVLENMINDVAVVLGRSADQIREINMYEGPSMTHYKFTFSPENLRRCWQECKEKCEYSARRGAVQQFNLQHRWRKRGMAIVPVKFGIAFSEGFLNQAAALVHIYKDGSVLVSHGGTEMGQGLHTKMQQVASRELHIPTSKIYISETSTNTVPNTCPSAASYGTDANGMAVKDACQILYQRLEPIRKKDSNGSWESWIMAAFLEKISLSATGFYRGPDQYMDWEKMEGQPYTYFTFGVCCCEVELDCLTGDYRTVRTDIVADIGKSVNPSMDIGQIEGAFMQGLGLYTLEELKFSPAGLLYTRGPSQYKIPAVCDVPLHFNVYLLSDSDNSHAIYSSKGIGEPILFLGSTAFFAIKDAVSAARSDSGLYGPFSLNSPATPERICLACASPFTQKIPASKPGSFTPWALNI
- the bzw1a gene encoding eIF5-mimic protein 2-A, which produces MSNLKQPKPTLTGQRFKTRKRDEKERFDPTQFQESIVQGLNQTGSDLEAVAKFLDASGAKLDYRRYAETLFDILVAGGMLAPGGTLSDDMTRTEFCLFTAQEDLETMQAYAQVFNKLIRRYKYLEKGFEEEIKKLLLFLKGFTESERNKLAMLTGILLANGNISASILNSLYNENLVKEGVSAAFAVKLFKSWINEKDINSVAGSLRKVGMDNRLMELFPANKRSCEHFSKYFTDAGLKELSDFARNQQSIGARKELQKELQEQMERGDPQKEIIVFTREEMKKGNMSEQAMINIIWTSVMSCVEWNKKEELVTEQAIKHLKQYSLLLKAFTSQGLSELSLLLKIQEYCYDNIHFMKAFQKIVVLLYKADVLSEEAILKWYNEAHVAKGKSVFLEQMKKFVEWLKNAEEESESEEEETD
- the aox6 gene encoding aldehyde oxidase 6 isoform X1, coding for MSAGEGDMLCFFINGKKVTEKHADPETMLLSFLREKLRLTGTKSGCGGGGCGACTVMVSRYQPATKTIMHFSANACLLPLCTLQGAAVTTVEGIGSTKSRIHPVQERIAKAHGSQCGFCTPGMVMSMYTLLRNKPQPSMEDITQHLAGNLCRCTGYRPIIDGCRTFCPEANCCQANGAGDCCLNGEENTEDAEREKPQLFNKDEFLPLDPTQELIFPPELILMSETASPQSLTFQGERMRWVSPSSLQELLQLKTRNPAAPLVMGNTNIGPDIKFKGVVHPLIISPTRVKELFEVTQTPLGVWVGAGCSLSELQSLLEKLLLQSPQEKTELFRALIRQLGNLGSQQIRNVASLGGNIMSAYPNSDLNPVLAAGNCRVSVISNGGRREVPLDQNFFVSFGKTILKPEEILLSVFIPFSRKGEFVRAFRQAPRKESSFSTLTTGMRVFFSEGSQVVQDISIYYGGMGPTTVSASKTCQAIISRRWDDETLSRAYDILLEELVLPSSAPGGKVEFRRSLTLSFLFKFNLEVLQNLRDMNVITDKVPEKMQPLPKEIKPSLQEFQHVSKSQSEQDPVGRPIMHRSALSHATGEAVYCDDIPTTDGELFLALVTSSRAKAKITGLDVSEALLLPGVVDVITVKDIPGKKVKEMFGYEEELLAESEVSCVGQMVCAVLADTRAHARRGAAAVKVGYEDLPDPIFTAEEAIEKSSFYKPLRIIERGNVTEAFKTVDQIHEGEFRMGGQEHFYMETQSMLVVPVGEETEFNVYVSTQALTMIQHAIAETLGIPSNRVTCRVKRIGGAFGGKVTKTEILACITSVAAWKTNRAVRCVLERGEDMLITGGRHPVIAKYKVGFMHDGRIVAADIQYYINAGNTVDESVLVVEKILLHFDNAYNIPNLRGRGAACRTNLPSNTAFRGFGVPQGLMVLENMINDVAVVLGRSADQVIILSICLVLIISGSIPNSCFQIVHQIREINMYEGPSMTHYKFTFSPENLRRCWQECKEKCEYSARRGAVQQFNLQHRWRKRGMAIVPVKFGIAFSEGFLNQAAALVHIYKDGSVLVSHGGTEMGQGLHTKMQQVASRELHIPTSKIYISETSTNTVPNTCPSAASYGTDANGMAVKDACQILYQRLEPIRKKDSNGSWESWIMAAFLEKISLSATGFYRGPDQYMDWEKMEGQPYTYFTFGVCCCEVELDCLTGDYRTVRTDIVADIGKSVNPSMDIGQIEGAFMQGLGLYTLEELKFSPAGLLYTRGPSQYKIPAVCDVPLHFNVYLLSDSDNSHAIYSSKGIGEPILFLGSTAFFAIKDAVSAARSDSGLYGPFSLNSPATPERICLACASPFTQKIPASKPGSFTPWALNI